ATCGGAAAGAATCCCGATAGAGCTCTGGCCATTGGTCCTGGAAGATATGGTGCGCAAGACAAACGTGACAGCCACCAGGGCAATTGATGGCCTCACTCCCATGGAAAGCTTTCTCAACGAGGCCTTTCCCGGACAAGACAACAAGCCGGATCTGTCCGGAGAACGAATCTGCGGCTCACAAGTCACGATACACATACCGCAGGAACGAAGATTGAGATCACACAAGTTTGGCCCAAGAGGAGAGGCTGGAATCTACCTATGCATGGAAGGTTCACAGATCTACACCTGCTGGGTGCCCTCTCGCAGGAAGGGACATCAGATCGTCCGTTCTGCAAATGTACAATTCTACGAAAAGGTTGGGGAGACAGAACTCCTGACCGAAACTGAGCATGATGTTGAGCCGGAAATCCGCAAGAACGGAGCTCCCATCTCAAGCCGGCCACAGTCCGTCACGGAGCAGACAAAGACTCCAAGGCCACAAAGGTCTGAAGTGAACAATCTTCAGCATGCTGAGGTGCATAATCCTCAGCATGGACAGACGACAACATCCATGACATCAGCTAAGCTGCCCGATCTCCGAAAAGAGGTGATCACTGAGCCCAAAACAATGACTGAAGCGCTTCAAGGTCCGCAAAGGGAGCATTGGCTCAGAGCAATACACAGTGAGCTGCGCAGTCTCCTCACGAAAGGAACTTGGCGCATGCTGGACCGCAACCAAGCTCACAATAGGCCACTTACCGTCAAATGGGTattcaaggtcaagaaaaACGAGGACGGCAACCTCGACAAGTTCAAGGCGCGGCTGGTGGTCAGAGGCTTTGAACAACAGTTCGGCTTTGACTACAACCAGACCTTTGCCTCTGTTGCCAAAGCGGCGACTTGGAGAATCCTCCTCACCGTTGCTGCCTGTCTTGACTGGGAGATTGAGCAGATGGACGTGTCGACGGCGTTCCTGGAAGGGGAcctcgaggaagaagtcTTCATCGAAATGCCGGAAGGGCTTGTAGAGTATTTCGACCAACACCCAGAAGACCGTCCGCCAGGATTCTCAACCGAGAAGATCTGCAAACTGATCAAATCCCTCTATGGACTCAAACAGGCGCCTCGGCAATGGCAaaagaagctgaaggaggCCTTGGAATCCCTTGACTTTCGACAAGTAACGTCTGACACGGCCGTATATCACAATCCCACAACGGGAGTGATCATCATCACATATGTGGATGACTTCCTCATCATGGGCAGCAACAAGGAAGCAATCCAAGGGTACAAAGCCCGCCTGGGAGAGATCTTCACAATGACTGATCTCGGTCCCGCCAGCCATTTTCTTGGAGTAAGAATAACCCGAGACAGGAACTCAAGGCTGATCTACCTTTCCCAGGATGCATATTTTACCAGAATACTGAAGAAATTCGGCTTAGAGGATTGTCGACCGGTCAAGACCCCGATGGAGCGAAATTCACTCTCGACACTGCAACCAAGAGACAATGGCGACTCGGCTTCTCCagaagaacgagaagacTATAGCTCGAAAACCGGCTCGCTGATGTATGGAATGACCCAAACCAGACCCGATTTAGCTTTCCTACTCTCGGTACTCTCAAGATACATGTCGaatccatcaccaacacatTCACGAATGATCAAAAGAGGTCTCCGCTATCTACAGCAGACAAGAGACCACGGCCTGGTGCTTGGGGGCGTCAAGAAAGATCCTGAATCCGCTTGGAGCATCACAGCTTGGGCCGACTCGGATTGGAAAGGCGACACTGTTACGGGAAGATCGACGTTTGGATGGCTTGTTCAACTTGAAGGATCTACAGTCTCATGGAGGGCCAAACGGCACGAAACAGTGGCACTATCGACTACCGAGGCTGAATATACAGCACTCTCCCAGTGTGCCAGAGAATTGGCCTGGACTAGGAACCTCTTCTCTGAACTGCTCCTTCCGCTACATATGCCTATCCCACTGAACGGCGACAACCAGGGTTCCCTAAAGCTATGCAGAAACCCTGAGCTTCACCAACGGACAAAGCACATTCCGTTAACCGAGCACCATAtccgagaagaagttgaagccgGGAATATTGATGTGCAATACGTCAGCACACATGAGCAGGTAGCAGACGGACTCACTAAACCATTGAACGCCGTCAGCCACGGTCACTTTCTAGAAGCAATTCGAGTCAGTGCATGTCCGATCGAGGAAGCAGGTCGTATTATTTGGAGTACTGAAGTCCACGATGACTCTGTGCCCTGAAGACAAGGTGGATGGGGGCgtgttggaaaatccgggaatccccttcccttcaggattcagactgttagtctgaaagtcctagatttaaagttcaaagtcctagatacaatcatctagagatataaacccgagAATAACTCTCAGCTCAATAATGAACAACCAAGTTTCATAAAAATAcattttcacccagcactactgcgcaatataaacaacatGAGATCGCCTTATACCATCGCGATTTCGTTTCCACCAAGCCTTCCGTTATGGCTCGATCATCTCTCTCTCTCGCGCGAGCTATCCTTGGCCGCCCAGAAATTAATAACAGAGGTTGGGGCCAGACAGAGAACGTTACCTTGAATACCTTGGCGTATTACCTTCATCAAACCTCGCCCACACTTGCGTACAAGTACTCAACAACAGGTTTTTCTCGGGTATCACAGAAGCTGGCCAGATTCATGGCTGAACAAGCTGCGATGACCGTCGGAGCTGCCAACCCTGCTACTCCCCTAGCTGAACCCGTTAACAAGCACACGAGCAACATTTTCAGGGCTCCACAAAAAGGACACAGCACGATGGGGTTCAATGGGTACTCAACGCCCCCGATTACCTCTGATAGCAACTCATTGATGGGCAACCACAACATGGCAAAGGAATCTTATGACCTACCTCCTCAATGCCAGGTCACACCAATACCCCCTAACCATGCGGCACTATATGGTCAGGCCCAATACGTCGTATACAGTAACCAGCATGGCATGAACCAATAATGCTCTTCATGACTATTGAATCGACGATTCGACCTTCAACGTTTGCCCATGTACATCATCGTGGCTTCTACACTATCTCTGCTACATTCTATTACTATTCCGATCATTGCAAAACAGAACATGACTGCGTGCTGATTTAGGCAAGGCCATTGTAAGGATTACGCTGCACACTACGTATTTAAGCACAAGTTCACATATACGTTAGCATAGAATAAGCTACTCAAAATCTAGATCAGCTATACGCAACTCGAAAGCTTTAGTTACTATAACATACATCCTACTGCGCTTGAAAAATGGGCATTGCCTGGCAAAGAATAATCCATCTTAGGCACGAAATCTATCTCTTGATACCACGTAAGAAGAGACGGTATAGGTTGAGGAACATGATGAGAAGGTATCGTTGGTTCGCACAACATAGTTTCTATCCCATAGCCTTTCACAGAGCCCAACTGAACCTTGATAAGGCACCCTTTACAGGTTAAGCTATGAGTACAGGGATGAGTACCCTGTGACGGCGTTCCTCTGTCAGATAGTCTACTACAACAATGACCAAAACCTATACGCAAGATGGTAGCTACTCCTCCAATTCCGGCCGCTGTCGAAGGGTGAGTCAATGGGTGACTTACAGAGGGTATTACGTGTGGCGGAAAATCAAAAACCATCGAAGATTTCGTTCGCTGGCGGAGTCTCGTCGGCATCCCGACACATTTGGCCTAGAGGTAGACGTCAATACAACCCTACGAGCAAATGCTCTCGCCAatgccactgccactgcaCCAAAAATGGCCCCAGACAGTGCGAGGGTTTGATCTTGTTGCCATCTGGGCGCACCGTCATTGACACGCTAGTCTGTTGGGAGAGGATAGCCGTGACCAGGGTCAGTCAGGTTACCGAGACCGTTTGAACTCGACTGGTGTCATTGCTCCATATATCTGATCCATCACCGAATCATCAATCATCCGGCGGCATGTCCCGAGATAGACTCGCCGTGATGTGATCAACAACTCTGTATTTGACTCTATTCACcaactcatcctcatctATCCCCAGCTTCGTGGCATGGACCTCACTAATCAACTCGCCCATGTCCTGCCAGACTTTTGAGTGCCTAAGTTCGAATGCTCCTCCAGCTCTCTGACCCTCTCACACGTCAATCCAGCCAACGACCCGAACTCTTCTTCGAAGCCTTGAGGCTTCCTCTCGGACTCAATCAATCGCTCGCGCAGATCTGTGATCTCTTGCTTGAGGTCGTTGTTCTCGTCCCGAAGCGCATATATCTTTACTACATGGTACTGTCAAGTAGTCTTATCGTTGTATGCAGGATTATGACACTACTAAAGCCCAATATTCCTTTGTTATACAGAGCTATTGAACTCGGGAGCCCCTCGGCTCCTGGGCTAGTCCCATTTCGGCAGCTAGTAGCTACCACAGTCAGGTGCTCTAACAGAGCCCAAGTAGCTGTACAATACAAGCGATGGAGATTTAATAGTCAGTTATACTTATGATGCTTACTCGAAAGTTTCTTCCTCCGTAGAAGCCTTTACACTAGCCGCACATAAACTTCAGATAGCGTTTAGGGTGCCGGACCATGGGTCCATTTCCAGCGATGGCGGATCGCTTGAACGATCAAGATGTGTATCCGGAGACAGAAGGCACATTCGTAGACCTAAAATTCAAATTACGAAGGGTCGGAAGTCTATCGAAAGCTACTCGAAATGAGATGGTACGGTCAGACAATTCGTAGCACTACTCGTTGCTGAGACCACCAACGAGATCATAAGTTCTTACTGGCGGCATACATGAAATGACTTTGATTGCGAATTGTCGACTCCCGGATCTCTTTAATCTGTCTGTCATCCAGAGCGAGGCAAGGGACATGGTTAAATCAGAAGTGACCAAGAACGAACAGACCGCGCTTAAAAGGCGTCGTCGAAAGTCAATTGCCTGACAGTCAGAGAGCGTCTGAGTGGGTTAGAATTACGATTGTGCTACAGGGTAAGCTGTATTTGCCGATTGGATCATCGTGTAGGGCTAGTGTACGCTTGGTTAGGCTAGGGGAATAGCGATCCGAACGGCCAAGCCAGCAACTCATCGTCGTTTTTTCTGGTCAATCTGCCGCTTTAAAGGGAGCACATGCTCTTGCAGCGACTTCAAAAGACTCTTGGACTTGCGCGCTACAAGTTTGGAGTACGGGCTATGCCAGATTTGCTTAGAAATCGTGGCTGGGGGCCCCAGTTCCAGGCAAGCATGGACCTAGTGCACAGCCAAGGTTACGGCCATTGGGTCGAGTCACTACATTCTTTCGTCCCTCGCTTCTGTCCATGGTAAAACCATCTTCTACAGGCAGCCTTGCAGACAGCCTTGGTTCTATAATGGCTATATATCTTCTCTCAACCTTCGCTCCCCATTACCTCAAAGTCAGCATTTCTGCATAGTCGCAGCTCTCACGTTGCATGTTATTGCGCAGTCCAGCCCTCCCCAGCCTGAAGAGATACGAGCTAGGCAAAGCCACGCTGAATCATCGACTCTCCTTTCATTCTTTCATTTGTTAGATCTTTACAGACAGCAGGCGAGGGAAATAAGAGAAGAAGACACCTTCCCGGACTAGggaacatcaacatcaccatcgcCAACGATGAATCACTATCGCCTTAACTGGAGGTTCTGCTTTGATGCTGTGGCCGCTCATGTGGCCTTGATATACATTACGCAGTACCTATCCATCTTCCCCCACCTCCGATTCCAAGCGAGTGCATTTATGATGCCGGTGTTGTCGATAATGATTGGCTTGCGGCTCTTAGAATATATCTCGCACGCCGCTCCTCTCACCGAAGAACCTGTCATCGCAAACGGACCACAGCAGCTATCGCTAGTCTGCCTTTCTATTCTTCGGTGCTAGATGATTTAGTACTAGGCCACCTTCTATGGGACAAATTTCAGGTTCGATCCTTGCATCGGTGGTGTTGGAAGTTTTTGCGTCATGTCAAAGAGGCCTATGACTACACTTTGAAGCAGCTGTACACTACGGCTTACGTCGACAAAGAGAGCGAACTACCGTTTGTTGTAGGTTGCATATTCATGACTGCAAGCAATGACCAAGGGGGGAAGGAGGATTCCTGATGCAGGCTACTGCGAAGGTGCTCAATGCCAGGATTACAGATGGGGCAGGGAAATTGATCCTTGAAGTCGTGCCCATCATTTAtggggttgaagttgaatTTGCTACTAGGATGGCTCGGACGCCAGTAGCTGCGCCCATGGCTTGTAGCCATGGTGTACCTCGCGGTTGCTTGGACGGCCTCTGTAAGGTACGGTTGAGGTTGTGATCTGTCGGATCTAAGGGGCCAAGGTGACTAGATCTTGGAGGTTCAACGAAGGAGCTAGCCAACGCGAGAAGAGAAAAACAGGTCTTTTATTACAGTAtagttgatgttgttgtcgagTACTGGCCTACGCACTTATTCTATGCACcagcttggccttgtcagCACTGTCACCTGCTCCAGAAGCTTTGACACGCTCACTCCAGCGACTACTATGTCCACTGACATGTATTGGCGTATCATGTCATCATTAGAGATAAATCTAGATCCCCAGCGACGATAATGCTTTCCGAAAAATAAGAAAGCTTTTCTTTGAGACTATTTTGACCGCACCGGACCTCGACCCTGACTCCTTCGTTTTCGGCGCAAGGATCGACTATGGCATATTTTTCGAGCCGCGAGAAGACTCCTCGCTCTACTCAGCCATCGAGACATTTAAAGTCCGCAATGAGAACAACCGAGTGGCCCACCAAAAATAATTCGTCGGTTGCCTGAGACACGAGGGACAACTCCTGGTAAGCAGAATTTCTAGAGCGGAAAGACAAGGCAGGAGGGATAGAAATAATACATTTAGTGTTCCTTGCATCTTTAGGGTACTAGATATGTCCTCAATTCTCTCATATAAGTATCTGTATCACGTTTTCCCATAGACCGTCCTTGCTAACTGTCTAGATGTAGATTTTCGTCAAGTCCACGCTTTTGAAAGATTGTGCGCAAGGCAGCCAGTTGTTGAAAACCGCCGCTCGCTACCATTACATACCACCAATGTTGAAATTCCAAGGAGCAACAATATCCCGGACAGAGTTTCATGAGATGCGTCGCTTTACTGACTATAATTACCAGCAATGCGAGGCCTCGGTCGACATCTGCTGCGTCGTTGATATGCTTCCAAGCATGCCCCTTGGCATGGTAATTTGCGCCCTCAGCTGATTGGTATTTGCGTAACCACTCTTTCCAATACTTGACTTCTTTCTCCTCGAGTTCTGATAGTTCGCGACGCCCACTTGCGAACTCGATTAGTTTCTCGACTACTAGGTCCCACAAGTAATTGATAGCCCGTCTATCAACCACGTCCCAGCTTGAGCGCATCCTGGGTTGCTTCAAAGCGGTGGTGGGCTGGTCGGAATGAGTTTGCTACTAATAACGTTAAGACAATGGCGTAATGGTTGAGGAAGGTCTATTACCTGACTTGAGCTTCGAGGTTTGCTTAGGGACTCCAGAAACACGCTTAACTCTCGATAATTGGCGTACAGTAATCAATACTAAGGGGTAGTAATAGCAttttttgtttctttctACTCTAGAACTCTTCATTGTCTTCTCTGCCGCAAAACAGGTATTTATCATTCTCTTGTTCTGCTGTAAGAGAATGAAAATACGGTGGTAGTAGTACAGTATCGTATAATGAAACAATCTGCTCCGGTGagaaaaacaaaaaaggAAGCCAGACGAAAGCAAAAATACGGTGATGGGGGTACGATATTATGTTGTGAAACCTTCATCCTTTTGTCTCGGGTTGTACGCTACAGGTAGTAGTCGAGAGCAAAATCTCAGAGGTGTCTCAGACCATGGGACATCTTGCCTTTGTCACACGTCACACATTATGTAAGTAAAATTTTGAAAATGCCACAAAATATGCGATGTATACCAGCCAATTCGCTTCATATGACTCTTTACTTGAATTTTAATACAATTCTGATCAATATCTTCCCAATATTTCTATTTCGTAAATGGTATAGGTTAGGGCAACTAACTCTGTTATTAGTGCGATGTAGTATGGACAGTAACTCCTCCCTTAAAGTTCCCGGCAGATAATAATTGTGCGTCCTGCTTGAGGATCTATCAGGCCCATCTTGTTTTCGCTCTATACAAAAACTGTTGCGAAGCTATCGTATGGCATGTTTTGGAGTCAGGTGAGAAGAAAGATTTGCTCGGTATGGTTGTACAAATTAGTGGTTGGCGACAAATACACTTCTTAGCATGTATCACAGAGATTAAATTGTCATCGTGCTACCTTTTTTTTACCTGGAGCTACCCGACACCGAAGTGAAATTTCAGAGAATTCCTCCTCAATACGAGCGTTGTGAACTACATAGTATGGCCTGTGTGACTAATTCTTCTTGTTTTCGTAGAATTACTCGCAAGCGATAGTTGGCGTGCCTTGGAATTATCAAGGAATATGGCAAGGTCTGTAATTCGACTGGCTGTATTAGTTCGTCGATGGCCATACGACCCGGGGCATTACTTACTAGGCTTGGCATCCAACACCCAAACTTATGGCCCGTCACTACCTGCCTATGCAAGATCAGGAGTCGGAAGACAAACAGTTGAATCGTCCATTGCCCATTTTATCAGACTCTCTAATGCTTTCTGATATGACCTCTCATGCACTGTGCAATTTTGGTCGGTATGAGCTCCCTGCCCTTTGAGAAAGTTAGAGACGAATTGTTGGCCAGCGACAGCCCAGAAATCCCTTATCATAGAGATTTTGAGCCCATCTCCCCGATCAAGATATGGAGATCCAGGCTCCTCCGAGTCTGGTAAGACGGTAGACCAGATAAGACGCCATCGAGTTGTTTCGCCTAAATCATACTGATCTTTGTCGATCAGCCTGGATTTTTGAGATTCGGTGAGCCCCTCCATCAGCTTTTCATTGTTTCTCTTGCAAACATTCTCCAAGACGTGACCATCCCGCTCAATCAGCGTTTCGAAGGTCTTCCGGCATGAAGGACAATACAGAGGCCGATTGTGATTTCGAAAAAGATGGTTAATCACTTTTTCTATGGAATCCAGACCTTCTTTAATAAGGCATTGCTGGTATTTCTCGGGCATAAAATGGGCAAGCAAGGTGATAGAATCCTTGCTTGCCTGTTGAATAATATACCACGACCAATTCCTCGTCGCtaacatcttcatcttcgcctcTTGGAAGGCCTGACTCCCACTGTGACGTTCGGAAACGTTTTCGGGGCGGTAATCTGTCCACTGGTGGCGCGGTGTAGTCTAACACCTCACTCCATTGGCTGAATTCCTTTCTCAAAAGTTGCTGCAAGTGCACTGCCTGTGCCAGGGACAATTGGGTGCAAAGATTGCTGTCATCTTGATAGCGATCCCACTCCGTTGATTGTTTCGTCGCCGTCACAGCTTGAGCGACAATCGCTTCTTTGTGACAAGGGTGCTGTCTGGTAGCATACAGGCCGCTCACATTGACTGTCAAGAGGGGACAGCCGCTGGCCTGTCCTCGTCCGGCAATCTTTTGGTTGTTCAGAATATTGGCCCATAGGCAGATTGGAAGGATTTTGTGATTTCATAATGGCTGCTTGGGCTACTTCTGAAATGAATCGAATAAAAAGGTCTGTAACAAATCAAGCGAGATAAACAGATGATACGGGTCTTTGGCGAAGACATGTGAGGAAGCATGAGGTTGAAAAGGTAGTTAAATGAAGGAGGAGCTCTCGCTGTTCATGGAGCAAACATCATACCAGAATGGTTGTATATATATTTGCCGCCCTGGAGCCTGACTTTTCTCTACATAACGTGAGTTTTGTTATGTTGGAGACAGCCAATGAGATCCTGTCACTTGACGCCTTGTTGCACAAGCGAGAATGACAACTAACCAGTGAGAACAGCGAAAAGACCTTGTCGTTCCACAATCGTGGAGGGTCTTTCTGGTTTAACCAATCAAATGTACCAATACGTTAAACTGGAAAAGGCCGGATTGGCTGGTATCATTATAGATAAGCATAATTGGGATCGAGACTCCACTCATGTGTCCAGGGACTCTACTGTACTGCCGTGAGTGATGATTGGCGAACAGTCGCAATGGGGTACACGACGATTGGGGGTACATTACACCTAAGAGTAGAAGAGTAGGCGAATGCAGGCGGGTTCGATGTTCAAGTCCAGCGTTAGACCTTGGACTGTCACACCGGGACGTCTAAAGCGTACGGTAGCTCCACTCCATGTTCCGCTTTCAGCTTGAAATGGGACACGCACACTCATAAACTTTCTCTTTTCATCATCCCAAGCCGATGTAAAGTAATGAGTTCTTATCCCAGGATCTCCTCTCTTCGGATATCAGGCAGATGTTGTTATGACTCCGCTACTCCCTTTGTTTTCAACACGAACCCTGTCGTGATTGACCAAGTGTGCCTCATGGTCTCGTCAAACTTGTTCGATTTGAATGCATTCAGCTCGCACATGGCCGACCTTGGCGAAAAGTCCTGCGAGCGGTTCGAATCGTATCGTAAGCTTTCTGCTCGGTGGTTTTCATCGGAGCCTGGATACACCATGGACTTTCTATTGATTGCGCAGTGTTGTTGATAACTTGAGGTAAACCTAGCCTACCCAAGTATGAAAGACAAAAATGAGGTTTGTTTCAATTCAAATTTGACTAGCGATCACGCAAGATCCTCTGTCTATCATGGGACTCAAGAAGTTGCTGATAAGCTCTTGTTAGCGCTGTAGAGCACGTTGTCGGTCTTCGCTGCGGAGAGTGTTCCACATGGTTGTGATCAAGATAACGTTCGTGAAGgcatcatctccaacaatCTTTCtgagaagatggagttgaccttgagaagcgTCGGTCATTTTGTTGTCTGCGATTTTGTGTAGATATAAAATCCCCCCGACGAGGCAAGCCGGAGAGATTCTGGGCGGCCAGATAGTCTGTGATTTCGGCCCACGATCTCTGCCTGACCACGACGCATATCAAGGAAGCCTGGTGTATCCACAACAGTAATACTGcgcttctcatcctcatcaataAAAATTTGAACAGTCTCGCACTTCTGTGTCGCTATGAAGATCGTTAATTTAGAAGTCTGAGGCAACTAAGCGAGGGGCAATATATACCTGAAATCATCAAATGTCCATCCACGACAGATTGGCCTCTGAGCAGATTCACGAAATGGCTTTTCCCAGCCCCCATGACTCCCATCAC
This window of the Fusarium oxysporum f. sp. lycopersici 4287 chromosome 14, whole genome shotgun sequence genome carries:
- a CDS encoding hypothetical protein (At least one base has a quality score < 10), whose protein sequence is MKMLATRNWSWYIIQQASKDSITLLAHFMPEKYQQCLIKEGLDSIEKVINHLFRNHNRPLYCPSCRKTFETLIERDGHVLENVCKRNNEKLMEGLTESQKSRLIDKDQYDLGETTRWRLIWSTVLPDSEEPGSPYLDRGDGLKISMIRDFWAVAGQQFVSNFLKGQGAHTDQNCTVHERSYQKALESLIKWAMDDSTVCLPTPDLA